A stretch of DNA from bacterium BMS3Abin08:
GATATCCTGATCAGAAAAGATGGCAATAAAATTGTCGGTATTACAATTTTAAATGCAAGTTCTCGATAGCTTGAGCATTTTAAGCAGCCACTGTGAGGAATTGGGTTAGGTTTTAAAGGGCTGTTGCCTAAACCATAAATTGTCAGGATTCGCAACTCATTATTTTCATAAGATTTCTCGAACTTAATTCGGAATTCATAATGCCAGTAAGCGTCAGTTTCCTATTTGGGTAGCAGCACGTAATAATTTTGCCATCATAGGGGGCTCTGGATTTATCGGGACAAGGCTTGCAGGGAGGCTTCCCGAAAGCGGGGTGGGAGAGATGAAAGACGGAAAAGGACTTTTTGAATCAGCGCACTCTTCAAAAAGCACGTTTCCGGGCCTGAAGGCGAAGTGCAACGAATTCTATCGCAGGTTTGTGTCTGCGCTTGACTATCTGTTATCAAGTATGCTATAGTTCCTGTGAAGTTTCTGAAGTTTTTGTATCGCTTTAAGGCCACAAAGACTTTTAGCTTTGTGGCTTTTTTATTTGGAACCACGTAATTCTGAGACTTCAGTTTTTAAGTAAGGAGGTAAAAGAGATGACTAACGGAACAGTAAAATGGTTTAACGAGTCCAAGGGTTTTGGCTTTATCACAAGCGAAGACGGCGGCGATGTTTTTGTCCATTACTCCTCAATCCAGGACTCCGGGTTTAAGTCGCTTGCCGAGGGCGAATCGGTCAGCTTCGATGTTGAAGAAGGCCCAAAAGGCCCCAAGGCAGTAAATGTGGTTAGAATGTAATTAACCGTTGAAAAGTCCCCTTGCACGGCAAGGGGACTTTCAATATTTGAATCCGCCACCGGGTTGATATCCGGCGGGTTTTTGGATACCACCCTTAAATACAACAACTTATTCCCTGCCTTAAATTATCCGCACACTGAATCAAAGCAGATCAGCCTCAGGTCTTTCCGTTCCTGACAAGCCGGAATCTATTCTTTTCAATAAAGTTCTGGATGCCCGATTACAGACTTCGGGCATGACAAAAAACAAAAAATGGCAGTTTATACACAGACTCTAACTAAGAGACTTGTTTTGCAATCTCCGTGTCTCTGTGCCTCTGTGTTTAATTTTCCTCAGAATGTCGGAAGAGCCAAAAAATATGGCGGGAGAGCGTGGGAATCGAACCCACCTTCCCCACTTGTGGCAGGGAACACTGGATTTGAAGTCCAGGCGGGACACCAGAACCCGATCCACTCCCGTAGTTGATTTTACAGCCTTTCCTGTGTATTCGTCAATCTCGAAGGAATGCAGGAGCCCCGGGGTTTTGTTGAACTATCAATAAAACAGCCAGTCATGCCCGGTTTGATCCGTCATCCTGAACCCTTTGGATGGCTTTAAACCTCTCTGCGGAGGAACCATAATTTTTTATATAATCCGGTATAATATCCCATGTCTGAATTGTTAATCGTTGTACCGGCATATAATGAGGAGGCTGCCATCCCCTCTGTACTGCAATCCATCAGGGGCTGCAGACCAGATGCCGACGTCCTTGTTGTGAATGACGGTTCAAGGGATGGCACGCAGGCAGAAGCTGAGAGGTCCGGCGTAATGGTAATCAGACACACCTGCAACCTCGGTTATGGCGCCGCACTTCAAACGGGCTTCAGGTTCGCCATGAAAAGGGGATATGAGTACGTGGTAATAATGGATGCCGATGGACAACATGACCCGTCTTTCATCCCGGGGCTTTTTGATAAGATGAGGCTTGATGACGCAGATGTGGTAATAGGCTCACGCTTCCTCTCGGGCAACTACAGAATGGGATTTGCAAGACGCATAGGTGCATGCATCTTTGCCAAGGTTGCAAGGCTGTATACAGGCTACAGATTCACGGATCCCACGTCCGGATTTCAGCTCCTCAACAGAAGGGCCTTCTCCTGTCTCGCTATGGAAGAGAGCTTTCCGCCTGATTATCCTGATGTAAATATTATCATGCTTCTGCACAAAAAAAAATTCGTGGTCGTGGAATCACCGGTTGCAATGTTTGACAGCATCAACGGCAATACGATGCACAGTGGGTTAACCCCCGTGTTTTATGTTCTAAGGATGGTGCTGGCAATTATAATGGTTCTCTTAAGAAAGGAGGAATAACCATGCCGATAGCTGCACGAATTGTAATACTGTCATCGGGTATACTTCTCTTCGTCCTAATTTTTGAACTCGTAAGAAAGAACCGCTTCAGGGAGGAACTCTCGATAATATGGCTCATATTCTCCCTGATCATTGCATCAGGGTCGGTAATTGATATCATAATAGACCCCCTTGCCAGGAAACTCCACATACAGTATCCTCCATCCTTTGCATTCATGCTGATCTCCATTGTCTTTGTAGTGGCATTGCTGTATTTTTCTCTTGTAACCTCCGATCTTAAAAGCAAGGTCAAGGAGTTGACGCAGCAGGTAGCGCTCCTTGAGTTTACCTTGAACGAAAGCAACAGGAAATCAACAGGGGATCGGCATTAACCGCCTGAATTGAGGCAGAGATTCCATCAATCCGTGAAAAGGGCAGAAGGGTCAAGCTCTCAATTTGATCCACGTGTCAAACGGCGGATTTGGGTTAACAGCTATCTAATTCACCTAAATAGTGTCTGTCCATAAACTCATCTATTCCGTCATTCCGCACTTGATGCGTAATCCGGAACCGCTTGTTTTATATTTTTGTCATACCCGAAGTCTGTAGTCGGGTATCCGGAACTTATTGAAAAGACTGGATTCCCGCCCAACTGACCGCGGGAATGACGGCTCTATTGTTGAGTTTATACACAGACTCTAAATAGTGTCTGTGTATAAACGGCAGTCATTAGTTGTTCCCGCAATCCCGAACGCATTCGGAAGTCGGTAATCCTTTTTAAAGAACGATTCCCCGGACGCTTTCGGGGAATGACGGAATACGATAACCGTTCGACTTTATGCGCAGACTCTGAATAATGTATAATAACACCTTCAGTTGATAGACGGCATTAAGGCCGTTTGCAAGGAGACGAGAGTGAAACATCTAAACATCCTGAATATCTTCCTGATCTTCACAGTCCTGACAGCAGGGACGATTCTTTACATCAACTATTTAAAGATACAGGATTTCAGCCTCCCGGAATCCTACGGCACAGCGTCTGCCTCAGAGAATAACAAAACAAAGGTGAAGATCCCTTCTTTACCTAACGTGCCTGATCTTGCAGCCATCTCCGACAACTCCATAATAAGCGAAAAGAACCTCTTCTCCCCCGACAGGAAGTATGTTGAAAAGGCAGGAGGCAATGGTGAGCCGGTTTCCAAGTCGAAACCGGATATTATACTTTATGGGACTATAGTCGACAGGGACCGGAGACTTGCATTTATTGAGGACCGGAAAAATCCCTACTACACTCCAGGCAGGGGCAAGAGGCATAAGGTTCTGAAGATAGGGGACGAGATATCGGGATTTCGTGTTACCGGAATAACGGAAAACACCATGGTGCTTTCAGCAGATGATGAGAGTTATGTTTATACTATCGAGGAGTTCTCCAAATATAAACACGGGACGAAATCAAGTGCTGCGGGTACTAAAAAAAGTCGCAAAACAATAAAGAAGAGAAGGCGATGAGAGGCTTCACTCGGAAATCTCGGTTCTTACAAGGGCAAGTATGGATGAGTGGGGGACTATCAGGTACTTCTTGCCCTCATACTCAATCTCTACCGCATCCTTTTTCAGAAAGAGGGCATAGTCACCCTGGCGTGCCTGAAGCGGGATGTAAGCGGGGGGTTTTTTTTCGATCCAGGGCTCGTCGGCAAATGATGCATCGGGCATGGCATAGCCGGGTCCGGTCTTTATGATCAGCCCTTCCTGAACATCTTCCTTCTCTCTGACAGTCGGGGGGAGGTACAACCCGGCGCTGGTTTTCTCCTCTCCGATCTCGAATGAGATAAGCACCCGCGCCCCGACAATTATGAGTTCCTTCTTGGTCTCCATACCTATGGGTCCACCCGCCTCTGTCTATGTTTCTGCCCCTATTTTTCGTAAACCGACTTGTCGCCTATGTCGTAGGCAAGGGGTTGCGGGACCTTTCTTATTGCAAACAAGAGCATGAGTAGGGCAACGGCACTCAGGAGGACCCCGGTACTGCCGGGATCAAGAACCTGCAAGACAAGCACAGCAGACGTTACAGGCAGGAGTATGGCTATAATATAACCCTCGTTCAGCCTGAAACAGAATGCCTCCTTAGCCGCGATAAAACCGGTACATATTGACAGGGGAAGCAGGGATAAGCCCCCTACTTCATTAAAGAAAAGATATTTTCCCGCCTCCGCACCCTTGATAATAAACAGCACAATCAGGGCAACGGCGGAAAAGACATAACTCCAACGGATAAACAGTCTGAACTTCTTCACGTAAAGATGGATAGTGAAGGCGCTTAATCCGACAGAGGCGTAAAGGGCGATAGCATACCAGAGCATGCCCCTGACGTCTGCAAGGGCACTGAACGCATTCCAGTTGTTCACCTCATTGTGTTTGAAAAAGAAGATCCCACCGAGGATAAGAAGAAGGGTTACGGAGACAATACCTGCCCTGTATAAAATGACGGATATCCTGTCACCGGCGGTCAGCTGTTGATATATTACTTTCTCTCCCATAACTGGAGGTGATCCTCACCTCGGTGAGGTCTGTCAGCTTGTCTTACAGCATGCAGACCTCTGACGAGACCGTTTCTTTTCATCCTCTTCAAAATGACATTTCTTGTACTTCTTGCCGCTTCCGCACCAGCAGGGTTCGTTCCTTCCGAGTTCCGGAGGACAATCCTCAGCTGGTTTGCCGAGAAAGGATACAAACCTGTTGAATATGCCCATTCTCTGCTCCTTAATGTGGTTTTTTATAAATATAACACCCTGCGGTCTCTGCCGCAGTTCCATATTTCTGTCATTCCGGCTTGTCCGGAATCTTTCTTGTGATGCCGAACAAGTCGAAGGATTCCCGACAAGCGGGAATGACACCGAAAATAAACATACAATTTTCAGACGCCCTGTGGGCTCTGCCACAGGGTAGTTCACACACGGATCCTATTTAGAGTCCGTGTTTAAATTGCGGTTATTTGTCATTCCCGCAATCCCGAACGCATTCGGGAATCCTTCTTAA
This window harbors:
- the cspLA_1 gene encoding cold shock-like protein CspLA; translation: MTNGTVKWFNESKGFGFITSEDGGDVFVHYSSIQDSGFKSLAEGESVSFDVEEGPKGPKAVNVVRM
- a CDS encoding undecaprenyl-phosphate mannosyltransferase, encoding MSELLIVVPAYNEEAAIPSVLQSIRGCRPDADVLVVNDGSRDGTQAEAERSGVMVIRHTCNLGYGAALQTGFRFAMKRGYEYVVIMDADGQHDPSFIPGLFDKMRLDDADVVIGSRFLSGNYRMGFARRIGACIFAKVARLYTGYRFTDPTSGFQLLNRRAFSCLAMEESFPPDYPDVNIIMLLHKKKFVVVESPVAMFDSINGNTMHSGLTPVFYVLRMVLAIIMVLLRKEE
- the groS gene encoding 10 kDa chaperonin, producing the protein METKKELIIVGARVLISFEIGEEKTSAGLYLPPTVREKEDVQEGLIIKTGPGYAMPDASFADEPWIEKKPPAYIPLQARQGDYALFLKKDAVEIEYEGKKYLIVPHSSILALVRTEISE
- a CDS encoding methionine aminopeptidase, whose amino-acid sequence is MGIFNRFVSFLGKPAEDCPPELGRNEPCWCGSGKKYKKCHFEEDEKKRSRQRSACCKTS